GAGCCCTACTCTAATGGACTAAAATAATCTTCAGACAGTTCAAGGTGTACAAGTACCTTCTTGATCGAGAGAAAGATCTCGAAGGTTTGTGGTTCCTGTCCCGGGAGAGGgacctctctctcctcctgtctctggagAAAGacctgaagaagaaaaacatcccATTATAAAAATTTTTAGAACCTTTTTagaacgttttttttttttttataacaaaacagtttaaccaaaagctagatatatttaaaaagatgGTGGTTTGATTtcaaattacatttaatttagTGTAAAGATGCACGTAAACAAGGTCTGAAATCTGTAAACATGAATGTAGTAAGTGTGCATATGTACACACTCAGTTTTCACTGACTCCCACATTCTATCAGTTAGCACAGAGCTTACACTGCATcaccacagaaacagcaacaaagGTTCAAACAGGCTGTAAAGTTAAACAAGCTCCTCTGCAAAAAACATTTCAGCTTCCATGCAGGTCAGGTTTAGTGCAACACTTCTGCATCACACACAGCTGTATGCTACAAATAAAACGCATGCATACACAATGCTGAAATTATAGAGTTAATCTCATGCAGCGTGAAAGCTAACTTGCCTGCTACGGCTGCGGCTGAAGCTCCTCCTGCGTGGGGATCTGCACAGGGAAAATACAAACGTGTTAAGGACAAAGGCAGATGGATTGATCACTGTGTAGAGCTCCACATTATTTACTCCTTTTCTTACACGGGGCTCCCTCAGCACAGCCCTTTGGCTATCTCAAGAACTCAAAATGGAAGTAAACGACTTGGGTGTTTTTCCAAGGAAAACAAATACTTCAACCAGAAAACAGAAGTCACTGGCAGTGGACCCAGCACATAAAGATGGCAGGTGCAGAGGAAACCCCCCTCTCACCTTTCCCACAGTAACACATGGACCTTTCAATAAAGTCCGATTATATTTCAGTCTAACTTTGAAATGCAGATTAGGATTTGTCCCGTGATTCTTAAGCAGTAGATTCAGAGCTCTGAGGCATGAAACACCAGCAGGATTTCCATCTTAAGGTAATTTGATATCGTACTGTGGATCGGCTCTGATGTGGGGAATCAAAAACCCAGCACACCATTTGGGCCACCATCTGTATGAATTCAGTCCACTGCACTTTAAGggaaaaatgtacagaaattGGTACCaaaatttatttttcacaggGAATAAGCCTCGTGAAACAGCCAGGCTAAGATCTCAAAccgggaacacacacacacacacacgaaaaaaAGATCTGATATTCATAGGGGGTGTTTAAGGAAAGTTTTGATGTGACTTCATAATTCTGCTCAGAGCCCCAAGACATACCAGATGATTATCTATCATCGAAATCTCTGGAAACATGATGTTCCAGATATTTGATGTTGGTCCATCCCCCTTTGAAACAAGGACTACAGAAATGGTGGACGACAAAATGACAAACTTAtgatcaaaataataataataaaaaaaaaaagaacaacccTTTTAAACCAGCTGTCTCTTCACTTTTAAAACTGTAATCAGCAGTGTACTGAATGAAGCAGGAAAACTTACTAGTATTTTTGGTTTTCAACAAGCTAGAAATGACGAAAGGGAGGCAGACTGTCGGCCGGGTGGGTAGAATTGGCTGAATAGGACTGGCCAGATGCTGCAAGGTGATTAGGTGGCAGGCAGATGGGGGCTGGCTGTGgcttttttcctgctttaatTGGTTAGCCGAAGGCTGCTGCTGGCAGGTTGTAGACATTTGGGAACGTAATACGCTGATTGGTCGGGAATGTGAGGTGGCCGCTGCCGTTTGGGTTAAGgttgaaggaggaggaggttgAGAACGGCATGCTGAGGAACCAATGGGCTGGTGCAACCTGACGACTGGCCATGCCTGGGTCATGTGACAGCACCAGCCAAGCTGATTGCGGCCCGATGATCAGCAGTCACATGATGCTGAAAGAGGACTAGTTGATTGACTCAGAGGGTGGTGAGAAGAGGCATGGTGGTGGCTCTGCAACGGGTTCATTCTTATTAATatagatgaaaaataaaaagcatcctcaaacaaaaagaaaaaaatttgcATCACATTTGGCACTTTTATTCCCCCCAAAACGTATACTTATACTTAGCCTATACTTTTACCGACTGCCTAAATCTGTTTCCCCACACccatttttgcctttttaaaacAGTTCAAATGAGACTGCACAAAAACGTGCGTTTCAAAGGAAGCATTTGTGCCTTAAGTATAACCTAGGTCTTGCAGACCACACTTTAGATGCCTCAGAAACAGAAAGGCAGCCCTCTCTACATTCTGAAATAATGCCCCTTTTTCCACTATATGATGGTGAATGACTATCTGTGTGGCTCCTTCCATAAAATGACCATTAATGTCAATGAAGATGAATCTGCAAGCCTTAGGCATTGCAACACCCACAAATATATAATCACCAGAAAAGGTCACAAACACTAGAAATACCTACACTGGAAACCCAAATGCAATTAAAGGGAACTGTACTGTGGGCAAGAAAGTTGAACCGGTAAGTGACCAAGCAAGAATAAAGTGCAGAATAGATTGGTTATCGTGTCCACTGGCCAACAACAACATGTATGTCACCTGCGTCTGGGTGGTGGGCTACGCCGCCTGTAGTCGTCTCGGTCTCTAGGACGCCTGCTCCATGAAGGGGGAGCACCCCGAGTGCGGCTACGCTTCTCGCCAGTAGATAGCTCCACACGCACCCGACAGCcacacaaagtcctgcaaaagaaaaagaaaaagaaaaaaaacaaaacatgaaaagaaagtatttttcctCATTTCCAATAAAATGACGTACTTAGCACACTTCAGTGGGCCATTATTTGAATGTCTGAAGAGTCTAAATGTCTGCTAATGTAATAGATGTGATGACCAATAACACATTATCTTTGTTAAAAGTGTGACTGCATGAGAGGAGCTCTCCTTTCTGCGGAATGGGAGCAATGTACTGAACTTGGAGGAAAGAGTAGTACTGATCCAATAGCAATACTTTAATTTAAGTAGACTATTCATGTGGATGCAGCGTTCTTCCCCTGAAAACGccatgtccagatgaacagagtcCACTTTCctgacctggatgattgagcatgcataaAAACACTTGAATAGATTGCCACCTACCTTCCATCAAGCTCCCGCACGGCATCAGTTGCATCTCTGGGATCTTCGAACTCTACAAAGGCAAAGCCTGGGGGGTTCCTGGCCACCCAAACACTCCGGAGAGGACCATAGTAGCCAAATGCTCTTTCTAACTCTGTCTTGTTTCCATTGTTGCCGAGATTTCCAACGTAGACCTTGCAGTCAAGGGGACAGTCACGATGCATGACTGTATCTGAAAAATGAGCAGAATAATATTAATGTTTTAGCTCTAAGACAAAGACTGGTCACACTCTCTCTCGCTCAGCCATGAACCACAGTGCAATACATGCTGCCTAATGACCCACAAACGAATAGAGAGCTTGGCCTACTATCTGCGCTGGATTTGCAGGTTATGCTAACGGAagctaaaaaaaccaaaaaaacatccAGACGAAGCGAATCCCAAAATGCCTTAGTTAACTCGTTTGCTTTATATCTCCAACTATATTGTTGCATATTCGACGCTGCACTGTGTTTCGAAGGTAATGATAGCTAACAGCTTATTTACGGGGAGCTAAAATGGCTGCCGCCTACCGAGGCCTACTCAGCGGTAGCGGCACTCGGCTAGCAGCCGCAGAAATTTATACTATACATTCACATATGTGAAGTAAACTCACAACAGGTCGTTTTACAAACATATTACAACACAATAAGTTGAAACGCTACCGTTTTAGATGTAAATATCAGCTCAGATGATCGATTGTGACCCGGCTAAATTGTGCCTTTTCGTCTTCGGTGGAAAATGGCGTGACGTCAGTGGAGTAACAGGATGCCACTTCCGAGAGGGCGGGGTTAATGTCGCCTCCTTCCTTTGCCTAACCCCAACCCCCGCAGCTACActtctgtgcaaaagtcttgagccgcGATTTGTCCAAGTTTATACATTTACCAGCGCTCAAGGAAAAATTATGTTACTGTTACTAACGAGTTACATAGCATAGTTAAATTGATGTAAAGTATTTCTTCAAATGATATTGAGAGAAATAGAGATATTTGAACTAATAAAGGTAAATAAATTGTACTCTGTACAATAAAGCACTTTAGGACTCTTCTTCTCTCGGTTGCTCCCTTAGGGGTCTCCGCCACAGTGGTCATCTGGTCATCTGTCTTCATTTCACCCTATCCCTGGCCTCCAGCCCTCATCATGCTCtacttcactacatccatgaatcttatCTGTGGTCTTTCGCTTTTTCTACTGCGTTGCACCTTCATTTTCAACATCCCTTGTAAAATATATTCACTATCCCAACTCTGCACGTCCaatccatctcagccttgccgcTCTAACTTTGTGTCCAAACCTCTTCCACCAGCTCCCTACCCTCACTACTGATCACAATGTTGTCTACAAACATTATAGTCCACATAGActcctgtctgacctcatcTCTTAGCCTGTCCATCACTCCTCCAAACGAGAAGGGACTACATTGCCGATCCTCTGATGTAATCACCCGCCCACCTTGAATCCATCCTTCACTCCTACCACACACCTCACCCCTATTTTGCTGTCCTCGTGTCCTGCACCAATCTCACATACTcacctactttttttttttaacaacccTGACTTCCACATACAGTATCATAGTTCGTCTGTCTATACCCTTTCTGATAAGTGACAAGGGTGATAATTCGTTGTGACTGCAAATGCAAAATATCACTTTATTATTACTGAGATACTAATGTATAAATGTAATGCATATTGGAAAACAgaaatttttctgtttttgaaaagagTAAGTTGTGGCTAATAAGATAACTTCATCATTCAGAAAAGAAGtgggaaaaaataataaataaaacgtGTTATGGTTGTATTTCCTTGGCAAGATTTTTCTAAGATTTTTCTGCCAGTGGTTTTCCAACATAATAGCTTGATCCACGGATAACTGATACACGTCCAATTTCCTGAGTACAAAGGCTGCTTTACTCCCTGCCAAAACAAATGAGTACACCGTATGTTCATtgactttatttacagtgtggaaTTGGGACATACTTCGTGCTTAGATCACGACTAAAATGTGGGGGAAACTGTAACTGTAAAGTTAAAGTTACATACGTCCGCCATATCTCACAAAACAGAAAGTACTATACTATAACGGGATCTAACATGTCAAATTTGGCCAAAAAGGCAATATAtatacattaaaatataaattaaaggACGCGTTCATCATTCGTTGCGTGCTATCCGAGTTACCCTGAACGTAGCTTAACACGCGAGCCGCCCACTCAGTCTGTTAGTAACCGCCCACAAAGTTGGCCAGCCAGGTGACAGGAGAGCCAGCCGGGAAACAGCACGGACCACGTCCTGCCTGCGTTAAGAAGTCGACTACGTAACGATTCACAACCAAATCAAAGTCGACTAGGCAAAACCACCTGCTTAAATCCTGCGTTTATTGCCTGCTCTCACGTGCCCCCAATCTGACAGTCTCTTTTCCGTTAGCAGTTGCGACGTAACCAGCTAGCAGTTCGAGGACACCCATAACATAACGCTAGCCTCTGACGTTAGAGAAGGCTCAACGGTTGGTTGTTGTATTTCTGTCCGGGTAAAGATAGATAAGCCAGCGGCGAGATGTCCGAACCGGTCGGAGAAGCGAAGCTGGAGGTGAAGCAAGCGAGCAAAGAGGTGAAGGAGAGCGAGAACGTAGCGGAAAAATATTCAGCCATGACTGTGAGCAAAAACAGCGAAATAACCATGGGAGAGCTGTCGACTGTCTTCAGCGCTGTGCCCACTCACAAACCGGTTAAAAAGGTAAGTCTGCGCCAGGTGTAAGCATAACGGCACCGTTGGATATTAAAACAAACCTCcaaggctctttttttttttagcgcgATAACAGCACTTTATAGGTGCTGTATCTTCTTTGTTTAAGGGTATTTGTATAGTCAGACTTAGCCTTCTTTTTGCACCTTGAATACATTTTACTAGAGCTCAAAGACTCCTGATTTTAAGAAAATATATATGGTACTAATGAGTTATATGTCACAGGGGGTTAGGGTATCTGTGGTATCATAACAGTCCACACACattgctattgtgtgtgtgtgtgacaagaGAATTAAAAAGTTGTTTAAACCCACATTAAGTAATTAAAGAGTCACACGTCAAGTCTCAAGCAATTTAAGCATTTTCTGCATGTCTATAATGGCTCACACCTCTAATAATAACACTAAAACTTTATAATTGTGCATTTTTATTCACATATCCCCCTTATTACAAATCCCAAATTTACTTCAAGGGTCTTTACAGTTTCAGCATACTTTCAGCAGCGGCTTCTGACCTGAATTTGCGAAACAAAAGAACCACTTGTTCCCTGTAAAACTTGCAAAAATAAGTTATTTGACACACTCCAGGAACAAGGAAGAGCTGCACCTTTCACTTTTGAGGCTGAATGGACAGTGTTTGCACACTCCATATGAGTTGCACTGAAGTGGACAAATGAACACAATGCAacagtttttgcatttggaaAGCATATAGCTCGACATGGGGCACGGAGTCTGTCAAATGCAAGCGTCCGCATGCTCAGCCAAGAACATATTAGCTAGGCGTTCTTGTTATACATGACTGTTTCACATCCTCATACCGTTTTAGGGAGGATCTTTACACTGAAGCAGTCACTAGCTTGCAAAGTCAGGAGCCAAACATTTGACCAAAGAGTTCAAAGTTTTTGTATTGTTGGATTCAAAATAGTTGTGCTCAGTTGATATCAAGAAGAACTGGGAAATGTGAACATAGAGGACATGTTGATAAGTGTTCTTTATGACAGCACAGTTGAGCTTACTgaccttttattttaaatgtaatgcttATGTATTCTTACATATTTAGTGAAAGACATTTAAGTTTCAAGCTTACTAATTATTTACAGTCCGAATTGGAGGGATAATGGTTAAGTCTGGGCTTCCTGGAGTTGTGATATCAGAAAGACTGTAATCTCTTTGACAggaatttaaaataaagaaacaagggtGATTCAATCACAGATGGCAAAGAACAATATTGTAACAGACtgggggaaaaagcacacacaaaaagaagtTTTAAATTTTCCTTAAAATATTGCCAAATGGTATGTGCTcagattcatttttttaattatctagCCCTTACTTCACTTTTAACTTTAGGTTCCATGTGATGAATATACAGACAGATGTGTCTTCCGCCCACTATATAAAACatgactacaaaaaaaaaaaaaaggggtttCATTTCCTCTggaatacattttttgtttatCAAATGGCCGGAAATCATAGTAACATGCACAGAGTCTTGATTAAATATAGTAATACAGTCTCAATACCTTTGAGTCTGTGCTAACCACGTACTCAATCATTCTGGTAAACCCCCCCAACAGCTCACATAAAACAGTATGTTTCATTCAGTTGGGCCTTGGGACCCTGAAACCTACACCACCCTGCTGAACTATGTGGTGTTTTTCACCTAAATCGCAAGAAGACCGCTCCTCATTGTCTTCTGTTACCATGGTGTTTAGCAGGTATGTGGATGGGACACCTCAAGTCAAGATAATTAATTGGAATGATGAGAATATTTCATTTACAGTTGttcaattcatgttttatttatatagcgccaaatcacaaaacaGTCGCCTTAAGGTGCTTTTATATCGTAAGGTTAAGActcaacaatcagacgacccctTGAGCGAGCACTTGGCaactgtgggaagaaaaacaaaaggcaaactGTGGAAGTAATTGTTATGCATGTATATCATTTATTTTCTAGGCTGACCTTTAAATCTGACACTTGGATAGAAAACTCCAACACATTCCAGAAACTGCTGAGGTGGGGCAATCTCTCTGTCCTCTGTTTGCATTGGAGCACCTTGAGAGTGGAAAAATTCCTGTCAGCATAAGTTTTCTTGTtgttgcaaaaaaataaaaaataaataaagccaaaaaaaaccccaaactgtcCAGGCATGAAGTTAGTTACACACAACAAAAATACCAGTCCGGTTTCTTCATCTCACAGAAAGGTGTACTGTTTGCTTTAAAGGGGCACGGATAAACCCTTATCATGCAGAGAAATATTTTATTGGAGGCCAAAAACCCCCCCCAGGATGAGAGCCTGCAGCACACACAGGGAGTAGGACTGTTTCATAGTTCTGAAAAGTAATCAGTAGGTACAATTCAGACTTGCACTCATTTCACGTCAGTTGCTTAAATACCACAACAATGTGAGCAAAATGTCACACGTTTGGCTTAACACACTGTGCTGGAACCAAAGCTGGAGAgctttgtttatgttttaaaaGGTCATATAaggtgatttatttttaattttttcctgCCATCTGTACAGCCCTGCAGGCGATCAAACAACACGACAGGGAATTTTTCGACGTCAGAAAAGCAGAGAGTCGATAGTTACAATCGTTACACAAGCACGAGTCAGATGGGGTCATCGAAATCAAAATATGGCTTGAGCAGCTTAATTTTGGAACATCAGTCTTGATGATGCACTGTCTGCTGGGCTATAGCCAGAcatctatttttggtaatagaCTGAAATAAGCTCACAAATTTGAGGGGGATTTTTATATTGCCAGTAATTTTCTTGGATTCTGCTCCATTCAAATCTATTAAAGTCATTATATGATACAATAAAGGCAAAAGCAGCTCTACTCTAGCTCCTGAAGGACTGTAAGAAATTAACATTTAGCTGAACCACAAGAAAATTATCACAAAActgcttgtctgtgtgtgtgtgtgtggcttacATTGTCtgccctttttgtttttttccccttttttttttttttagcaaatcCAGTTTGTGGAGGACAAGCAAGAGTTCAGCAGGTTCCCCACCAAGGCAGGCCGTCGCTCCCTGTCCCGCTCCATCTCCCAGTCCTCCACAGACAGCTACAGCTCTGGTAAGAAGGAGCCAGAATCACATGTGTGTCATTTGTGATGTAGATGCAAAAGATTTTACACTGTGTTGTATTTACTAAGCTGTACAGTGTGGAAAGGGAGGTAATGAGAGGAGTCCGTTAGGCCATTTGATGACATCAATATTCGTACATTTCTTTGTTATAGGTTTTGTGGTAATGCTTCTTTTTGTCATCCTCATCTCATTTTTACCTTCAGCAAAAATGTTTGCTTAACTTCCTGAATCTTGAGTTTGATTGGTGTTAATAAAAGAACGTCTTTTACAGCTGCATCATATACGGATAGCTCTGATGATGAGACCTCGCCACGGGACAAAACTCAGGTCAACAGCAAGGGCAGCAGTGACTTCTGTGTCAAGAACATCAAGCAGGCTGAATTTGGCAGGCGGGAGATTGAGATCGCAGAGCAAGGTCAGCACAAGGAGCGTGAAGTAATCTCAGCATTTCATTTAAGCAACATCTACTAAATTTACAAGTGTTGtggaggaaaacaaaacaggaatcaAAGGTTAATGTTTAAGTAGCAATGAACAACACTGTCTCCTAAAAATAAATCCTCTTACACAACTGAAGTGTGACATTTCAAGGGTAGAATATTTCACCCTGAACATAAGGTTATTTGAAGGTATTTAGCAATGTGAGTAACTTTCTCAGTCTGTCGCTGCTGTAAGTGATATTAATTTGTTTGTAAAAAGGAAAGTAGTTGTCATGATATCACATCTCTAAAGATGTTAAGATCTCTAGCACATTGTCCATTCTTTCTTGCTTTGGACCAAAGAACTATAAGTTGTGCTTTAATAAGATGAGCCACATGGTTTTAATCGTGTCTGGATATGATACAGAGTAAAATCTTGTTAGTCTTATCAGGCAAGAGTTAGGTATCTGTGCAGATGAGTGTGATGCTGAAAAGCAGGCCTTATTAATGTGTCAGGTACAAATGTAACAACAATATTTTATAAtccaaatttaaaacaaaaaaaattcatgATACATTTATAGTTTTATCTTTACTAAATTTATTAATCAGTATTCATCTGTTATAATTTCTCGGCAATAAAACATTAACATGATTCCTGCCTGTAGTATTTCCtataacatgaaaaaaagagaaggaaaatcTGGACATGATTCATAAACAGACTCTGCATTATTAAGCAACACTGACATTTGGAACCTAAAGCAGCATTTTAAAGGTCTGTTTGCTGGCAAAACGTCACTGAAGCAGATGGGAAACTTAAGCTTGTtcgctgctgctgttgctactGCTGTTATTTAAGCCccgtcacacaggcctagaggcTTGCTTTATTTAAGAaatacaacacacaaacaccaatAACACTACATATTTCCACCCAAGAGAGAAAAGTAAAAACTGTATATTTCAAAGAGTCCCTTCATCCATCTTTCAAAAAATAGCCAGTAGCTCTGTATAAAGATAACTGTCTTTAACTGTTAGCGGTTTAGTTCTAGTCTGTAACGCATGCTAAAAGAAAAGGATGAATTTCTTTTCTACTGCATCGTCTGCGTTGCAGTGTTTCCCACTGACTATTTTTATTATGTAATCTTGTTTTCAGATATGTCGGCACTGATCTCACTCAGGAAGAGAGCACAGAGTGAGAAACCGTTGGCAGGTGCCAAGATTGTGGGctgcactcacatcactgcccAGACTGCAGTAAGATTTGTCTCTGACATCGAGCTTCAACGCCTGAGCAAAGGCTGCACTGTGATTGTGTCTCTTCGTCATATAGGACTTTAAATCGCTATTTAACTGCTTCTTACTTTACGCAAGCTCGTGCTtcctcttattattattttttaattaaatgagtaaaaagaaaatctatTGTATTTCAATTAAAATGTATGTAGCT
This genomic interval from Oreochromis niloticus isolate F11D_XX linkage group LG5, O_niloticus_UMD_NMBU, whole genome shotgun sequence contains the following:
- the srsf3b gene encoding serine/arginine-rich splicing factor 3b, which gives rise to MHRDCPLDCKVYVGNLGNNGNKTELERAFGYYGPLRSVWVARNPPGFAFVEFEDPRDATDAVRELDGRTLCGCRVRVELSTGEKRSRTRGAPPSWSRRPRDRDDYRRRSPPPRRRSPRRRSFSRSRSRSFSRDRRRERSLSRDRNHKPSRSFSRSRSRSRSNGRR